In Paractinoplanes brasiliensis, the following proteins share a genomic window:
- a CDS encoding SIS domain-containing protein, producing MQSRLDRYEQFLEKGYRAGFRKSQEYSLDEVTPELAERMASGFFTRIVFTGMGCSAIVSDIVRAFLREIEAEVEVHVFNDYDFTHLVPESVMADEHTLFVISSYSGHSVEPVRVLQALEDKHHRTLLLTSGGRLAELGRASGVSIAKWELTEPDREYPLFHVGQYFAILLDMFFRMGLISQDRREEVAAIPEHLDANFSPELRELARTAAARSENANVIMVGSPKWHESLLKLAKMHINEMAMAPMTRNYFHEFCHSEVATLSDPARRHSLVVFMDSDDDAYTTQKMRDLVRLLTADVPQNRNVEVTVVEMTEPTFMRKYFTALEFVQHMSLALGRHYATESRDLISEAAGNPWYHSTTIERDESSAETEGALIGR from the coding sequence ATGCAGTCACGACTTGATCGGTACGAGCAGTTTCTGGAGAAGGGGTATCGCGCGGGGTTCCGCAAGTCGCAGGAGTACTCACTGGACGAGGTGACCCCCGAGCTCGCCGAGCGGATGGCGAGCGGCTTCTTCACCCGGATCGTGTTCACCGGGATGGGATGCTCGGCCATCGTCTCCGACATCGTCCGCGCCTTCCTCCGCGAGATCGAGGCCGAGGTGGAGGTGCACGTCTTCAACGACTACGACTTCACCCACCTGGTGCCGGAGTCCGTCATGGCCGACGAGCACACGCTGTTCGTGATCAGTTCCTACAGCGGTCACTCGGTGGAACCCGTACGGGTGCTGCAGGCGCTGGAGGACAAGCATCACCGCACCCTGCTGCTCACCTCCGGCGGACGGCTGGCCGAGCTGGGCCGCGCCTCCGGCGTGTCGATCGCGAAGTGGGAGCTGACCGAGCCGGACCGGGAGTACCCCCTGTTCCACGTCGGCCAGTACTTCGCGATCCTGCTCGACATGTTCTTCCGCATGGGCCTGATCAGTCAGGACCGGCGGGAGGAGGTCGCCGCCATCCCGGAACACCTGGACGCGAACTTCTCGCCCGAACTGCGCGAACTGGCCCGGACGGCCGCGGCCCGCAGCGAGAACGCCAACGTCATCATGGTCGGCTCCCCGAAGTGGCACGAGAGCCTGCTGAAGCTGGCCAAGATGCACATCAACGAGATGGCGATGGCGCCGATGACCCGAAACTACTTCCACGAGTTCTGCCACAGCGAGGTGGCCACGCTGTCCGACCCGGCACGGCGGCACAGCCTGGTCGTCTTCATGGACAGCGACGACGACGCGTACACGACCCAGAAGATGCGCGACCTGGTGCGGCTGCTGACGGCGGACGTTCCGCAGAACCGCAACGTCGAGGTGACGGTCGTCGAGATGACCGAGCCGACCTTCATGCGCAAGTACTTCACCGCGCTGGAGTTCGTGCAGCACATGTCCCTGGCGCTCGGCCGGCACTACGCCACCGAGTCCCGCGACCTGATCTCCGAGGCGGCGGGGAACCCGTGGTACCACAGCACCACGATCGAGCGGGACGAGTCGTCGGCCGAGACCGAGGGCGCGCTGATCGGGCGCTGA
- a CDS encoding glycosyltransferase family 2 protein gives MVAAIDIICASWNRSEAIRPTIDSVLAQSFTDWRLIVVSDGSTDDTDDVVRSYTDPRVQLIRSRRYGQAGGPRNDGLAISTAPAIAYLDDDDRWMPDHLAVLQRAFESGARLVSTASFGVNQEGVEQYRTDVLNLVWHPDLQLLWPIYEPSRVGHVRGLPESVGGWTTDQNGFEDWDMWLRLADAGERFTPLPDRTVVMYLSDNSLRHRKELKYWIDLGALPDESACDELTRRLRVPEVQDELRAMFCAASTEFHVDRAKLGELCMPAEVTIDMIVERLEALAKDTSIGMLQDLKFVPEDGEFRVVKPLQCTTDWHADRLRDYLLRHDSERMDFVRRLIKEIAPRG, from the coding sequence TTGGTTGCAGCGATCGACATCATCTGCGCGTCGTGGAACCGGTCGGAGGCGATCCGGCCGACCATCGACAGCGTGCTGGCGCAGAGCTTCACCGACTGGCGCCTGATCGTCGTCTCGGACGGGAGCACGGACGACACCGACGACGTGGTCCGTTCGTACACCGACCCCCGGGTGCAGCTGATCCGGAGCCGGCGGTACGGGCAGGCGGGCGGCCCGCGCAACGACGGGCTCGCCATCTCCACCGCTCCGGCCATCGCCTACCTGGACGACGACGACCGGTGGATGCCCGATCATCTGGCGGTGCTCCAGCGGGCGTTCGAGTCCGGGGCCCGGCTGGTGTCCACGGCCAGTTTCGGGGTGAACCAGGAAGGCGTCGAGCAGTACCGCACCGACGTGCTGAACCTGGTCTGGCATCCGGACCTGCAGCTCCTGTGGCCGATCTACGAGCCCAGCCGGGTCGGTCACGTCCGCGGGCTGCCGGAGAGCGTCGGCGGCTGGACCACCGATCAGAACGGGTTCGAGGACTGGGACATGTGGCTGCGCCTGGCCGACGCCGGCGAGCGTTTCACGCCGCTCCCCGACCGGACGGTGGTGATGTACCTCAGCGACAACTCGCTGCGCCACCGCAAGGAGCTCAAGTACTGGATCGATCTGGGCGCGCTGCCCGACGAGAGCGCCTGCGACGAGCTGACCCGGCGGCTGCGGGTCCCGGAGGTTCAGGACGAGCTGCGGGCGATGTTCTGTGCCGCGTCGACGGAGTTCCACGTCGACCGGGCCAAGCTGGGCGAGCTGTGCATGCCGGCCGAGGTGACCATCGACATGATCGTGGAGCGGCTGGAGGCGCTGGCCAAGGACACCAGCATCGGCATGCTCCAGGATCTGAAGTTCGTGCCCGAGGACGGTGAGTTCCGGGTGGTGAAGCCGTTGCAGTGCACCACCGACTGGCATGCCGACCGGCTCCGGGACTACCTGTTGCGGCACGACAGCGAGCGGATGGATTTCGTCCGTCGTCTGATCAAGGAGATCGCCCCTCGGGGCTGA
- a CDS encoding SDR family NAD(P)-dependent oxidoreductase translates to MTRPLALITGGCKGIGLSFSDRLLRRGYRVVAFYRADEDAAAAARKQFGDGFTAIAADVSSAAAVNAVAEQLHDEHGPVRVLVNNAGRNIDRPFLELSAEDWEQVIATNLSGPFHLTRAVAPRMLAAGGGVVVNIGATTGIRPRVNGANYCASKAGLLHLTKCLALELAPTIRVNCLIPGMIDTEEMRTRFRTDEPGPRAALLAEIPQGRIGATEEMASALEFLVGDESRYITGQKIIVDGGQFMW, encoded by the coding sequence ATGACCCGTCCGCTCGCGCTGATCACGGGTGGCTGCAAGGGCATCGGGCTCAGCTTCAGCGACAGGCTGCTGCGGCGTGGCTACCGTGTGGTCGCCTTCTACCGTGCGGACGAGGACGCGGCCGCGGCTGCACGGAAGCAGTTCGGCGACGGCTTCACCGCGATCGCCGCCGACGTCTCCTCGGCGGCCGCCGTCAACGCTGTCGCCGAGCAGCTTCACGACGAGCACGGACCGGTGCGGGTTCTCGTCAACAACGCCGGCCGGAACATCGACCGCCCCTTCCTCGAGCTGTCGGCCGAGGACTGGGAGCAGGTCATCGCCACCAATCTCTCCGGCCCGTTCCACCTGACCCGGGCGGTCGCGCCCCGGATGCTGGCGGCCGGCGGTGGCGTCGTCGTCAACATCGGCGCCACGACGGGCATCCGCCCGCGGGTCAACGGCGCGAACTACTGCGCCAGCAAGGCCGGCCTGTTGCACCTGACCAAATGCCTGGCGCTCGAGCTCGCGCCCACGATCCGCGTCAACTGCCTCATCCCCGGCATGATCGACACCGAGGAGATGCGAACGCGGTTCCGCACTGACGAACCCGGGCCGCGTGCCGCCCTGCTGGCGGAGATACCGCAGGGACGCATCGGCGCGACCGAGGAGATGGCGTCCGCGCTGGAGTTCCTGGTCGGCGACGAGTCCCGGTACATCACGGGTCAAAAGATCATCGTCGATGGCGGCCAGTTCATGTGGTGA